The genomic interval ATCACCACAGGCGGGGATGACGTAGAGGATCTGTTCGATGACTGGGCCTCGAACCTCGCCGCAAGTCTGCTGGCTCCGCTGCTGGATGGCGGAGCACGCAGGGCTGAAGTTGAGCGGACTGAAGCCGTATCCCGCGAACGTATTGCGGCTTACCGCCTTGCGGTTCTCGAAGCCATTCAGGAAACGGAAAATGCGCTCTCCGATGAACAGCATCAGGCCGCCTATGTGGAAGCCATTGCCAAGCAGTATGCCGCCGCTCAGAAAAGTGAAACGGAATCGATCCGCCGCTACCAGCGAGGCGTCCTGCCCTTCCTTGACGCTCTTACCGCTGTTGTTTCGCGCGAATCACTTGAGATCACCCACGTACAGGCCCGGATGGATCTGCTCAGTGATCGTATTCAACTTTACCGCTCCCTCGGGGGCGACTGGTCATTTATCCTGGAGAATGAATATGAATAAAGGAACCAAACGTCTTGTCTCAACCGCACTCGGTCTGCTTTTCCTAGCCATCGGACTTTCCATAGCAGCCTATTTTATCAAAAGTAAACCCGAAGCCAAACGCCGACGCTCAATGTCGTCGATGATTCCCGTGGTTGAAACGGTCAAACTGGGAACCGGTTCACATATACACCGCGTGGAATGCCTAGGTACCGTTATCGCTGACAAACGTGCGGCACTGCAACCCGAAGTGACCGGCCGCATTACCCGTGTGAATCCCGGTCTGGTCGCCGGCGGACTGGTGAAAAAGGGAGAAGTCCTCATTGAGATCGAGGATACCGACTACCGTCTGGCCCTCGCCGCAGCCGAAGCCGATCTGCTCACCGCGCAAAGCAGCTATCGTATTGAAGAAGGTCAGCAGGATGTGGTTCGTCATGAACTGGAACTGATGGGTAGTGATGAGGATGATTCCTACCGCGACCTGATGCTCCGCGAACCTCAGCTCAAAGCGGCCGAAGCTGCAGTAAAAACAGCAGAACTTGCTGTTGAATCAGCTAAACTAGACCTGGCCCGCACCAAAATCAGAGCCCCGTTCGATGCGGTTGTTATTTCCGAAACAGCAGATATCGGCGATTATGCTCAGACGTCATCCGTGCTGGTCGAACTCGCTGCCATTGACCGCTTCTATATCCAGTCGTCTGTTCCTTTAAGTGCTCTGACTCCCCTGCCTGCACTGGGAACCAAAACCTATCCCGCAGAGTTAACGCTTGCTGACGGATCCACCCGCCCGGCACAAACCTATAAACTGCTTCCTTCCTTAACGGAAACCGGTCGCATGGCCCGTATCCTTCTGATGGCGGATGCTCCCTATGGCGGCGATGGCCGTCCTATGCTGCTCAATGA from Verrucomicrobia bacterium S94 carries:
- a CDS encoding efflux RND transporter periplasmic adaptor subunit; its protein translation is MNMNKGTKRLVSTALGLLFLAIGLSIAAYFIKSKPEAKRRRSMSSMIPVVETVKLGTGSHIHRVECLGTVIADKRAALQPEVTGRITRVNPGLVAGGLVKKGEVLIEIEDTDYRLALAAAEADLLTAQSSYRIEEGQQDVVRHELELMGSDEDDSYRDLMLREPQLKAAEAAVKTAELAVESAKLDLARTKIRAPFDAVVISETADIGDYAQTSSVLVELAAIDRFYIQSSVPLSALTPLPALGTKTYPAELTLADGSTRPAQTYKLLPSLTETGRMARILLMADAPYGGDGRPMLLNEYVRVRIQGEVVKDAILLPRKYLRDGNVIWTIDTENKLRILQAEVIDGYTDEVLVRVDGPSTLEIVTTDLPAAVDGMQLRHTGESMPGQQPSGNPEESAAPKPEK